The following are encoded together in the Triticum dicoccoides isolate Atlit2015 ecotype Zavitan chromosome 6B, WEW_v2.0, whole genome shotgun sequence genome:
- the LOC119326355 gene encoding pentatricopeptide repeat-containing protein At4g20770-like translates to MPEPNVVSWNTVISALARSERAGEALGLYEGMLREGLVPTHFTLASVLSACGSMTALEDGRRCHGLVVKVGLEENLFVENALVGMYTKCGSVGDAVRLFDRMARPNEVSFTAMMGGLAQTGSVDDALRLFARMCRSGVRVDPVAVSSVLGSCAQAGASEFNLVRAFQLGQCIHALIVRKGFGADQHVGNSLIDMYTKCMQMDEAVKVFDSLPSVSIVSWNILITGFGQAGSYEKALEVLNVMIESGSEPNEVTYSNMLASCIKARDVPSARAMFDNISRPTLTTWNTLLSGYCQEELHQETIELFRKMQHQNVQPDRTTLAVILSSCSRLGNLDLGAQVHSASVRLLLHNDMFVASGLVDMYAKCGQISIARSIFNRMTERDVVCWNSMISGLAIHSFNKEAFDFFKQMRQNGMMPTSSSYATMINSCARLSSVPQGRQIHAQVAKDGYDQNVYVGSALIDMYAKCGNMDDARLSFDSMVTKNIVAWNEMIHGYAQNGFGEKAVELFEYMLTTEQRPDSVTFIAVLTGCSHSGLVDEAIAFFNSMESTYRITPLAEHYTCLIDGLGRAGRLVEVEALIEQMPCKDDPIVWEVLLAACAVHHNAELGECAAQHLFHLDPKNPSPYVLLSNIYASLGRHGDASGIRALMISRGVVKGRGYSWIDHKDDVRAFMVADDLQTVSGESKMFSNQESAAGVTEVHQKETCAG, encoded by the coding sequence atgcccgagCCGAACGTCGTCTCCTGGAACACCGTCATCTCCGCGCTCGCGCGGTCCGAGCGCGCGGGCGAGGCGCTGGGCCTCTACGAAGGGATGCTGCGGGAGGGCCTCGTCCCGACGCACTTCACGCTCGCCAGCGTGCTCAGCGCTTGCGGCTCCATGACCGCGCTCGAGGACGGGAGGCGCTGCCACGGGCTTGTGGTCAAGGTCGGGCTTGAAGAGAACCTGTTCGTGGAGAACGCGCTCGTTGGCATGTACACCAAGTGCGGCAGCGTCGGGGATGCTGTGCGGCTGTTCGACCGGATGGCTCGCCCGAACGAGGTGTCGTTCACGGCGATGATGGGAGGGCTGGCACAGACCGGGTCCGTGGACGACGCGCTCAGGCTGTTCGCGAGGATGTGCAGGAGTGGGGTTCGTGTTGATCCTGTGGCAGTGTCAAGTGTTCTAGGTTCGTGCGCACAAGCTGGCGCCAGCGAGTTCAACCTTGTTCGTGCATTCCAGCTTGGGCAGTGCATTCACGCTTTGATCGTCAGAAAAGGCTTTGGGGCAGACCAGCATGTGGGGAACTCCTTGATCGATATGTACACCAAGTGCATGCAAATGGACGAGGCTGTCAAGGTGTTCGACTCATTGCCCAGCGTCAGTATTGTTTCTTGGAACATCCTTATAACTGGATTTGGCCAGGCGGGCAGTTATGAGAAGGCTTTGGAAGTATTGAACGTGATGATAGAGTCGGGCTCTGAGCCCAATGAGGTCACTTACAGTAACATGCTCGCGTCCTGTATTAAGGCGAGGGATGTTCCATCTGCTCGTGCAATGTTCGACAATATATCAAGGCCGACTTTGACTACGTGGAACACACTTTTGTCTGGTTACTGCCAGGAGGAACTGCATCAAGAAACAATTGAGCTGTTTAGGAAAATGCAGCATCAAAATGTGCAGCCTGACCGAACAACTCTGGCCGTGATCCTCAGTTCATGCTCAAGATTGGGGAATTTGGACCTTGGAGCACAAGTTCATTCTGCTTCAGTAAGACTCCTGTTGCATAACGACATGTTTGTCGCTAGTGGTTTGGTCGATATGTATGCAAAATGTGGACAGATTAGTATTGCCAGGAGCATTTTCAACAGGATGACAGAGAGAGATGTGGTGTGTTGGAATTCCATGATCTCAGGTTTGGCTATCCATTCTTTCAACAAAGAGGCCTTTGATTTCTTCAAGCAGATGCGACAAAATGGAATGATGCCCACATCCTCCTCCTATGCTACCATGATTAATTCATGTGCAAGACTTTCTTCCGTACCTCAAGGTAGGCAGATACATGCACAAGTTGCGAAAGATGGTTATGATCAGAATGTCTATGTGGGTAGTGCCCTGATTGATATGTATGCTAAATGTGGCAACATGGACGATGCACGCCTTTCCTTCGACAGcatggtgactaagaatatagttgCATGGAATGAGATGATACATGGATATGCTCAGAATGGTTTCGGAGAAAAAGCCGTTGAACTATTTGAGTATATGTTAACTACAGAACAGCGGCCAGATAGTGTCACTTTCATTGCCGTCCTAACAGGATGTAGTCACTCCGGGCTCGTAGATGAAGCCATTGCATTCTTTAATTCCATGGAGAGTACTTACAGAATTACACCACTGGCTGAGCATTACACTTGTCTCATAGATGGATTGGGGCGAGCGGGTCGGCTTGTTGAAGTGGAGGCACTAATAGAACAGATGCCATGCAAAGATGATCCTATTGTGTGGGAAGTTCTACTTGCTGCCTGTGCTGTACATCACAATGCTGAATTGGGGGAATGTGCCGCGCAGCACCTGTTCCACCTTGATCCAAAGAACCCATCACCCTATGTTCTCTTGTCAAACATATATGCTTCCTTAGGCCGACATGGGGATGCATCAGGCATTAGGGCATTGATGATTAGCCGTGGAGTTGTCAAAGGTCGTGGATACAGCTGGATAGATCACAAGGATGATGTTCGTGCCTTTATGGTTGCTGATGATCTTCAGACGGTCAGTGGAGAATCAAAAATGTTCAGCAATCAAGAGAGTGCTGCTGGGGTTACAGAAGTACACCAGAAAGAGACATGTGCTGGTTGA